A window from Dysidea avara chromosome 2, odDysAvar1.4, whole genome shotgun sequence encodes these proteins:
- the LOC136247384 gene encoding tyrosinase-like, protein MQSGQVSFMAIALLCLLGQEAYGQIPRACSDVTSLENLECCPTTSDGVCGQDAGRGQCTDLNLPGYDINSADVRRNWPHYFTKVCKCNGNYTGYDCSRCKFGHYGPDCSESQVLPRRPLATYTDSDWAEFIDIIVQSRTFDSGYVAVLEEAVPGTTNLRMSNVSLYNLFVWLHHFASKDSATPDVSIRLDYAHAGPAFTTWHKYFHLLFEWEIQHMLKSMGHLDYHTFRLPYWDWRIEIQRSSGILSDDLFTEKRLGATRNVSGFPRVFGDIVGDGWNTICWQKFFQICDPNVNTGPLQRCPFTGTNPCSSNNPDWPTSRQVNLAMTLRRYERPPYNFLSRRNYRSFVDADVNFNIRRCRKDRMCFCSPTFDPECSLTRSNGSRLIALKQQMHGTVHTITGAGDLATNLPLDKRGQMDDVVSSPNDPLFMPHHVMVDCMFDEWLERHPDAEYPNDIPVTVPTIGHQPDDFMVPFFPLSTNVDMFTRSRNFGYFCDLPNII, encoded by the exons ATGCAAAGTGGTCAAGTTTCTTTCATGGCCATTGCCTTGCTATGTCTGTTGGGGCAGGAGGCTTATGGTCAAATACCAAGAGCATGCAGTGATGTTACAAGTCTAGAAAACTTGGAGTGTTGTCCAACTACAAGTGATGGTGTGTGTGGACAGGATGCTGGTAGGGGACAGTGTACTGATTTGAACTTGCCTGGATATGACATAAACAGTGCTGATGTGCGTCGCAATTGGCCTCACTACTTCACCAAG GTCTGTAAGTGCAATGGAAATTATACGGGATATGACTGTAGTCGGTGTAAGTTTGGTCACTATGGACCTGATTGCTCTGAGTCACAAGTTCTTCCCCGACGACCACTTGCTACATACACTGATAGTGACTGGGCTGAATTCATTGATATTATTGTTCAGTCACGTACATTTGACTCAGGATACGTGGCTGTATTAGAAGAGGCAGTTCCAGGAACCACAAATCTCCGCATGAGTAATGTATCACtttataatttgtttgtgtggCTTCACCACTTTGCTTCAAAAGATTCTGCTACACCAG ATGTATCAATTCGTTTGGATTATGCTCATGCCGGACCTGCATTCACAACTTGGCACAAATACTTTCACTTGTTGTTTGAGTGGGAAATACAACACATGTTAAAGAGCATGGGACACTTGGACTATCACACTTTCAGGCTACCTTACTGGGACTGGCGAATTGAAATTCAAAGATCTTCTGGAATACTGTCAGATGATCTCTTTACTGAAAAGAGGCTTGGGGCAACAAGGAATGTCAGTGGTTTTCCTCGTGTATTTGGAGATATTGTTGGTGATGGATGGAACACAATATGTTGGCAAAAATTCTTTCAGATTTGTGATCCAAATGTTAATACTGGTCCCCTTCAACGTTGCCCATTCACAGGAACTAACCCTTGCAGTAGCAACAATCCTGACTGGCCTACAAGTCGGCAAGTAAATCTTGCCATGACTTTAAGAAGATATGAAAGACCACCTTATAATTTTCTATCACGAAGAAACTATCGAAGTTTTGTTGATGCTGATGTTAACTTTAATATACGTAGATGCCGTAAAGACAGAATGTGTTTTTGTTCTCCCACCTTTGACCCTGAATGTTCCCTCACAAGGTCAAATGGCTCTCGATTGATTGCACTTAAACAACAGATGCATGGCACG GTTCATACCATTACTGGGGCAGGTGATCTCGCCACAAATCTTCCTCTTGATAAGAGAGGACAAATGGATGATGTGGTATCATCACCAAATGATCCTCTTTTCATGCCTCACCATGTCATGGTAGATTGTATGTTTGATGAATGGCTGGAGCGACACCCTGATGCAGAGTATCCTAATGATATACCAGTGACTGTTCCCACCATAGGACATCAGCCTGATGACTTTATGGTTCCATTTTTCCCACTCAGTACCAACGTTGACATGTTCACACGGTCTCGTAATTTTGGATACTTTTGTGACCTACCAAACATCATATAA